The DNA segment TATGCTAATCAATGtacatctcatttattttttatgaattaCATAAGTCGCTCATCCAGctacattttgtttttttttctttattttctttatcatattcgacaacaaaaaaaagaagagaaaactaTATGCATCGATGCCTTTTTAGAACATCAGGTTTATACCATATTACCTGACTAAACCAACTTCAACAAAGTTACGTTTACGATCGATGATCGACCGTCTTGACCGCTGCGATTTATATGGTATATCCAACTCATGTGATAACTTATAATAaggttatatatatttataatatttttttgttgacaaCACATATCTATAATATATATGGATATTAATCTGAGAAAGGAAATGAAATACTAGCTAGTAAACAGATTGTTTCTAGAGACTACGCCGTGTCCACTAttattatatcaaataaaaagcAGAACATATAACTCTCGAGAAATTGACGTGATGCTGATCTTCAACTTAGCAAATAGTTTAGAAGAAAGTAAAGAAGTTTTTCTACGCTAAAAAGAGTTTTATTAAGGGAGTCTCAAATGTTACAAAAAGGGAGTTTCAAATAATTAACTATAGCAATATAGCAAACCTAAAAGTATCCCACCTGACGCGTTTGTATTAAAATCTGTATAAGGAAAATAGCATTATTAAGTCATGTGACTTGAATTAAAATTTCCACacaaataataaatttcaaaaaggagaaaaatggaaaaagtgaaTGAGTCCAAAGCATGAAAGTGGAAGCAAAGACTTCTACATATATGAAAGCAGAGAATGAGAGTTGAAGCACTTCAAAGCTTTACTTTCTGCTCATCTCCTCTCtctaaaaaaaacagttttattTGGATGGACAAGACACAACTACAACAACAAGAACTGACTCAAGAACAGATCATGGAGTTTAAAGAAGCGTTTTGTCTGTTCGACAAAGATGGAGATGGTTGCATCACTGCTGATGAGCTTGCCACTGTGATCCGCTCGTTGGATCAGAATCCGACCGAACAAGAGCTTCAAGATATGATCAATGAGATCGACTCCGATGGTAACGGCACCATCGAATTCTCTGAGTTCCTCAACCTCATGGCCAACAAAATCCAGGTTTACATTACTTATATGAAACTATATTAATTGATTCATATTAGGTTTTTGTCTATGTTAATTAACTTTCTTTTCTTGTTATATAGGAAACTGATGCAGATGAGGAGCTGAAAGAAGCATTCAAAGTGTTTGACAAAGACCAAAATGGCTACATCTCGGCCAGCGAGGTTAGCATGTACTCCATTTAGTAATTAGTTACATTTTCCTTGtcataattaaattagatagttctgcttttctcctttttaatagtttttttttactcttCTAAGTGTTTTAGTTGTTTCTGATTTTTGTTAAGCACATTGTTCGTAGTTAAGTATGCTTTAACAAATATCAATTCGATGTGCTCTGCTGCGTATTGTAGTACAACACTCAGTACGTGCGGTCTAATTACGATT comes from the Brassica rapa cultivar Chiifu-401-42 chromosome A01, CAAS_Brap_v3.01, whole genome shotgun sequence genome and includes:
- the LOC103834226 gene encoding calmodulin-like protein 8; the protein is MRVEALQSFTFCSSPLSKKNSFIWMDKTQLQQQELTQEQIMEFKEAFCLFDKDGDGCITADELATVIRSLDQNPTEQELQDMINEIDSDGNGTIEFSEFLNLMANKIQETDADEELKEAFKVFDKDQNGYISASELRHVMINLGEKLTDEEVAQMIKEADLDGDGQVNYDEFVRMMMTSG